Genomic DNA from Pelosinus sp. UFO1:
AAATATTAAATACCTATGGACCCGATTCTATGCTTGGTCGAATTGCTTCTACTGTCTTAGGAAGTACAGATACAACTTTTTATATATTAACGGTATATTTTGGTGCGATTGGTATAAGTAATCCACGTTATTCAGTTTTGGTTGGTTTACTTGGTGATCTGATCGGCTTTTGGGGCTCTATCTATATATGCCAACATTTATTCTAGTGCTTATAGATGTTACCGATCTTATGCTATTTCTTATAGAAGGATAAAGTAGGTATAAAAAAGGATGATTATGTAATCATCCTTTTTTATTTGCTATTTAAGTGTCACTTATCGTTGAAGAGAATAGACTGTAGTGTGATAGCAGAATGTATGGGGGGATGTTTATGGTAAAGGTTGTAGTAATTGGAGGAGGATGGGCAGGATGCGCTGCAGCATTGTCAGCAGCTAAAACTGGAGCCCATGTGCTTTTATTGGAGCGTACTGATTTGCTATTGGGCACTGGTCTAGTAGGAGGTATATTCCGTAATAATGGAAGATATACAGCAGCAGAAGAAGCCATTGCTATGGGGGGCGGAGATGTATTTGTTGCTATGGATGCTAATACTAAACATAAAGGTTTCTCATTCCCAGGACATAAACATGCTTCTACATATGACGTAACAACAATGGAACCGTTGGTTAAAAAAATATTACAAAACTATGGTATTGAAATTAGGACTTATACTCGAGTAGTTGATGTAGTAAAACTTGGCAAGAAGATTCAGGCCTTAGTTGTAAATGACGGAGCCGAAATAGACGGTGATGTATTTATTGATGCAACTGGCACGGCGGGATCTATGGGGAATTGTCTTAAATATGGTAACGGGTGCGCCATGTGTGTATTACGTTGTCCCGCATTTGGCCCACGAGTAAGCGTTACAGCGAAAGCAGAAGTAAAAGAAATAATGGGAAGAAAAGCGGATGGATCCTTTGGCGCAATGAGTGGGTCTTGTAAGCTAGGTAAAGATTCAATTAATAAGGAAATCAGAGACCAATTAGATAGGGAAGGCGTCGTAGTATTACCACTACCAGAAAAACTGCAAAAAGGCAGTTCGTTAGGTAAAAAAGCATGCACTCAATATGCCTTACCTGAATATGCAGCTAACCTTGTGTTGCTAGATACTGGCCATGTAAAACTAATGACACCCTTCTTTTCCATAGAAGATTTACGAAAGGTTCCTGGTTTGGAACAAGCTCGTTATGAAGATCCTTATGCAGGGAGTGTAGGTAACTCGGTAAGGTATTTGGGAATGGCACCTTGCTCAAGTTCTTTAAAGGTTGAAGGTGTGGAAAATCTGTTTTGTTGTGGTGAAAAATCAGCAATTCTTGTAGGTCATACGGAAGCTATCGTCACTGGTTTACTAGCAGGTAATAATGCTGTAGCATAGTACACAAAAAGCGATGCCTCTCAAAATTTAATAAAGATATTATTTGCCTTATCTATCGTGACGCTATGGACAAAGCTCAATACTATTTGTCGTCGTTCTTCTTTGGTTGCACCGTCCCAAATCATATCAAAGTTCGTTAATATATTAAATATCTCTTTTGCTGTAGCAACTTGGCTGGTATTTACTTTCATGATTTTATCGTATTCAAGTATTTTACCTTCGAGATAAGCACGGTGCTCATGCAAATCTTTAATTCGATTAACTAGGTCATCTGCTGAAATAATTTCTTTTTCAAAGGCATCATACCATTTATCTAATTTTTTCTTAATTCCATCTAATTCTCTTACTGCCTGCGTTTGGGATTTTGTAATATGTTCATTTGCAGTATCTTTTAGAAGTTTATCCATAGTATTTTTTAAAATTATTGGATCCTGTTTATACTCATGTAAAGATTTAATGACAGCCATTTCGATCTCAGACGCACGCTTATGTCCACATTTGCAATTCACATCACGAATCATAGATTTTGAAGATCGATCTTGTGAGTAACAAGTATAATAGTCAACTTTCTCCACTGGATTCCTAGGATTCTTCCATACTTTTTTCATTCGCATCCTAGCACCACACTCACCACAATATATGATTCCTGTTAAAAGACCTGACTCGGCGTTTGGGGTGTAACTACTTCTTATTGCTTTAATTTTTTGTGCAGTATAAAATTCTTCCTCTTGGATGATAGCAGGGTGTTCCCCTTTATTCATATTTCCTTTATGCTCCACAAATCCTGCGTAGAATGCATTTCTAAGGATAGCCCTTATAGTACCTCTTGACCACTGGTTTGCGGTGCTTGGTGTTGGAGTATGACGTTCATTAAGAGCATCAGCAATATGTTGATACCCTTTGCCACTATTAAGATATTCTGAAAAGATAAAGCGAACTGTTTCAGCCTCCATTTCATTGATTTCTAATTTTCGAGTGTCGCGATTAAATTTGTACCCTAGCGCAATAGGGCCTCCCATAAAACGACCTTGCTTTGCAGCTTCCTTTTTCCCCTCGCGTACACGCTCTACGATTGTTTCTCTTTCCAATTGAGCAAAAACGGCCATCATACCAATAGCAGCCTTACCAAATGGGGTAGTAGTATCAAATGGTTCAGATACAGATTTAAATCCAACAAAGGAAGGTTCAAAAACGTCTTCAAGTAGATATAAAACATCTTTTTGCCGACGCGATAGCCGGTCAAGCTTGATAACTATAACGGCTCCGATTTTTTGTTCTTTTACATCCGCTATCAATCGTTGCATTGCGGGCCTATTAAGATTTTTGCCACTGTACCCATCATCAATATATAAGTCATATAAATTCCAGCCCTGTGATTGGCAGTAAGCGATGATACGCGATTTCTGTGATGGAAGTGAGACTCCATGTTCTGCTTGTTCATCGGTACTGACACGCAGATATCCAGCTGCTGAGATTATCATAATATCCTCCTAGATATATATGTTGGATACAGATCATTTCTGTTTTAGTAGTAGTGAGCTTTAATAGATATAGTCTTCATTCCTTTAGTTAATACCTATAAGGTACGCAATTAAATATATTCTTCATATCATTCATTAATTAAAAAAACTTTCTAAGTTTAATAGATTTGATTCTATTTTCGCAGGAAGTGATATTTTATTTACAGATGATACAAACGTTTAAGATAAATGAGAACTATATCACTTAACAGCGAGAAATAATCTTGTGCATGAATTGTAAATCCTAATCTATCTCTAGAATGTTATTGTTATAATTTTCACAAAAACAGTTATCTTTGTTTTTTAGTGACATATATATATGGATATAAGGAAAATTAATAGAAAGGTGGGAATGTATATGTGGGAAAGACAAGTTGATTTGGAACGAATTGTGGAAATTCGGACTAAGACTATAGTGTATTTTGGTGTGGGCGCGATTACTAAGATAACCGAAATTGCGATCATTTTAGCTAAACAGGGGATTAATAAGGTTCTCGTAGTTACTGGTAAGGGGTCACATATCAAGTCTGGTGCTTGGGTACATGTGGAACAGGCCTTTTCTTTTGCTGGTATCGCACCAGTATTATACAGTAAGATCACTCCCAATCCGACGGTTGATCAAGTTGATGAAGCAACACAGGTAGCAATGGAGTTTGGAGCACAAGCTGTTATTGCTATTGGTGGTGGCAGCCCGATTGATGCAGGTAAGAGTGTGGCTGTTTTATTAGCTAACCAAGGTAAAACAGCACGTGAACTGTACGAATTTGCTTTTGTACCTGAAAAAGCAGTTCCGATTATCACCATTAATTTAACCCACGGAACAGGGACTGAGGCTGATCGTTTTGCAGTTGTCAGTATACCTGAGAAGGAATATAAGCCGGCTATTGCCTATGACTGCTTGTATCCTATGTACTCTATCGATGATCCAGCCCTCATGACTACTTTGCCAGCTGATCAGACAGCCTATGTATCAATTGATGCTATCAATCATGTTGTCGAGGCGGCTACCACAAAATTGGGCAACCCTTTTGCCATCAGCTTAG
This window encodes:
- a CDS encoding recombinase family protein, with protein sequence MIISAAGYLRVSTDEQAEHGVSLPSQKSRIIAYCQSQGWNLYDLYIDDGYSGKNLNRPAMQRLIADVKEQKIGAVIVIKLDRLSRRQKDVLYLLEDVFEPSFVGFKSVSEPFDTTTPFGKAAIGMMAVFAQLERETIVERVREGKKEAAKQGRFMGGPIALGYKFNRDTRKLEINEMEAETVRFIFSEYLNSGKGYQHIADALNERHTPTPSTANQWSRGTIRAILRNAFYAGFVEHKGNMNKGEHPAIIQEEEFYTAQKIKAIRSSYTPNAESGLLTGIIYCGECGARMRMKKVWKNPRNPVEKVDYYTCYSQDRSSKSMIRDVNCKCGHKRASEIEMAVIKSLHEYKQDPIILKNTMDKLLKDTANEHITKSQTQAVRELDGIKKKLDKWYDAFEKEIISADDLVNRIKDLHEHRAYLEGKILEYDKIMKVNTSQVATAKEIFNILTNFDMIWDGATKEERRQIVLSFVHSVTIDKANNIFIKF
- a CDS encoding iron-containing alcohol dehydrogenase; amino-acid sequence: MWERQVDLERIVEIRTKTIVYFGVGAITKITEIAIILAKQGINKVLVVTGKGSHIKSGAWVHVEQAFSFAGIAPVLYSKITPNPTVDQVDEATQVAMEFGAQAVIAIGGGSPIDAGKSVAVLLANQGKTARELYEFAFVPEKAVPIITINLTHGTGTEADRFAVVSIPEKEYKPAIAYDCLYPMYSIDDPALMTTLPADQTAYVSIDAINHVVEAATTKLGNPFAISLARETIRLVAHYLPLAQHNPKDLEARYYLLYASMIAGVAFDNGLLHFTHAMEHPLSGMKPDLAHGSGLGILLPAVVKHIYPAKGAILADILAPLLPGIKGTPEEAHSAYIGLKQWLKALGIKENLREEGFVDGDVARLTDLAFETPSLGLLLSMAPIEASRKTVAAIYADSL
- a CDS encoding FAD-dependent oxidoreductase; protein product: MVKVVVIGGGWAGCAAALSAAKTGAHVLLLERTDLLLGTGLVGGIFRNNGRYTAAEEAIAMGGGDVFVAMDANTKHKGFSFPGHKHASTYDVTTMEPLVKKILQNYGIEIRTYTRVVDVVKLGKKIQALVVNDGAEIDGDVFIDATGTAGSMGNCLKYGNGCAMCVLRCPAFGPRVSVTAKAEVKEIMGRKADGSFGAMSGSCKLGKDSINKEIRDQLDREGVVVLPLPEKLQKGSSLGKKACTQYALPEYAANLVLLDTGHVKLMTPFFSIEDLRKVPGLEQARYEDPYAGSVGNSVRYLGMAPCSSSLKVEGVENLFCCGEKSAILVGHTEAIVTGLLAGNNAVA